Proteins from one Sphingomonas sp. HF-S4 genomic window:
- a CDS encoding NADP-dependent malic enzyme translates to MSEESNVQFSEREALLYHSEGRPGKIEIIASKPMATQRDLALAYSPGVAVPVRAIAEDPALAYDYTAKGNLVAVISNGTAILGLGNLGALASKPVMEGKSVLFKRFADVDSIDIELKTEDADRLIDAIELMEPSFGGINLEDIKSPECFVIEQTLRERMNIPVFHDDQHGTAIIAAAGLINALHLTGRQFKTTRVVMLGAGAAAIACAELIKAMGLPHDNLLMLDLSGVIYQGRQESMNQWKSAHAVATDKRTLAEALDGADVFLGLASANSLPPELLKTMAPNPIIFAMANPDPEISPPLAKAARPDAIIATGRSDYPNQVNNVLGFPFIFRGALDVRATTINDAMKIAAARALAELARQQVPEEVAAAYGTQHSFGPDYIIPAPFDPRLMELVPAAVAQAAMDSGVATKPIVDMAAYRQSLRARLNPTTSVLSLAYEGARANPKRVIFAEGEEEVVLRAAIAFKEGGYGTPVLVGRESVHERLQKLGANPDDFELHNSVNSPLVPKMVEFLYGRLQRRGYLRRDIERIVNRDRNIFGALLLQLGEADAMITGVTRTYAETMRQIKRVIDYEEGRTAFGIHVLVGQSHTVFIADTTVNERPTADELAAIAEGTAQVARRMGHEPRVAFLSYSNFGNPEGRWLDNVRGAIKLLDERSVEFEYEGEMSPDVALNPRQMAKYPFARLSGPANVLIMPGLQSANISAKLLRELGGDSMIGPMLIGMEKPVQIAPMTATASELVTLAVLAAGGIAR, encoded by the coding sequence ATGTCGGAAGAATCGAACGTCCAGTTTTCGGAGCGCGAGGCGCTTCTCTATCATTCCGAGGGACGGCCGGGGAAAATCGAGATCATCGCGTCGAAGCCGATGGCGACCCAGCGAGACCTGGCGCTGGCCTATTCGCCGGGCGTCGCGGTGCCGGTGCGCGCGATCGCCGAGGATCCGGCGCTTGCCTATGACTACACTGCCAAGGGCAATCTGGTTGCAGTCATCTCGAACGGTACCGCGATCCTCGGGCTCGGCAATCTCGGCGCGCTGGCATCGAAGCCGGTGATGGAAGGCAAGTCGGTGCTGTTCAAGCGCTTCGCCGACGTCGATTCGATCGATATCGAATTGAAGACCGAGGACGCCGACCGGCTGATCGACGCGATCGAGCTGATGGAGCCTAGCTTCGGGGGCATCAACCTAGAGGACATCAAGTCGCCCGAATGCTTCGTGATCGAGCAGACTCTCCGGGAACGCATGAACATCCCGGTGTTCCATGACGATCAGCACGGCACCGCGATCATCGCTGCGGCGGGGCTGATCAACGCGCTCCACCTCACCGGGCGCCAATTCAAGACCACCCGGGTCGTGATGCTCGGTGCGGGCGCCGCGGCGATCGCGTGCGCCGAGCTGATCAAGGCGATGGGGCTGCCGCACGACAATCTGCTGATGCTCGACCTCTCCGGCGTGATCTACCAGGGCCGGCAGGAGAGTATGAACCAGTGGAAGTCGGCGCATGCCGTCGCCACCGACAAGCGCACGCTCGCCGAGGCGTTGGACGGCGCGGACGTGTTCCTGGGGCTCGCCTCCGCCAATTCGCTGCCGCCCGAATTGCTCAAGACGATGGCTCCGAACCCGATCATCTTCGCGATGGCCAATCCCGATCCCGAGATCAGCCCGCCGCTTGCCAAGGCGGCGCGGCCAGACGCGATCATCGCCACCGGACGCTCGGACTATCCGAACCAGGTCAACAACGTGCTCGGCTTCCCGTTCATCTTCCGCGGCGCGCTCGACGTTCGCGCGACGACGATCAACGACGCGATGAAGATCGCCGCCGCCCGCGCGCTCGCCGAATTGGCGCGCCAGCAGGTGCCCGAGGAAGTCGCGGCCGCCTATGGCACGCAGCACAGTTTCGGCCCGGATTACATCATCCCGGCGCCGTTCGATCCGCGGCTGATGGAGCTGGTCCCCGCCGCGGTGGCGCAGGCGGCGATGGATTCGGGGGTGGCGACCAAGCCGATCGTCGACATGGCAGCATATCGCCAGTCGCTCCGGGCACGCCTCAACCCGACCACGTCGGTGCTCAGCCTCGCGTACGAGGGCGCGCGGGCCAACCCCAAGCGGGTGATCTTCGCCGAGGGCGAAGAAGAAGTCGTGCTGCGCGCGGCGATCGCGTTCAAGGAGGGCGGGTACGGCACCCCGGTGCTGGTCGGGCGCGAATCGGTGCACGAGCGGCTCCAGAAGCTCGGCGCCAATCCGGACGATTTCGAGCTGCACAACAGCGTCAATTCGCCTTTGGTGCCCAAGATGGTCGAGTTCCTCTACGGGCGGCTCCAGCGCCGCGGCTATCTGCGCCGCGACATCGAGCGGATCGTCAACCGCGACCGCAACATCTTCGGCGCGCTGCTGCTCCAGCTCGGCGAGGCCGATGCGATGATCACCGGCGTGACGCGCACCTATGCCGAGACGATGCGCCAGATCAAACGCGTGATCGATTACGAGGAAGGGCGGACGGCGTTCGGCATCCATGTGCTGGTCGGCCAGTCGCACACCGTGTTCATCGCCGACACGACCGTCAACGAGCGGCCTACCGCCGACGAACTCGCCGCGATCGCCGAGGGCACCGCGCAGGTCGCGCGGCGGATGGGGCACGAGCCGCGCGTCGCGTTCCTCAGCTATTCGAACTTCGGGAACCCCGAGGGACGTTGGCTCGACAATGTCCGCGGCGCGATCAAGCTGCTCGACGAGCGCTCGGTGGAATTCGAATATGAAGGCGAGATGTCGCCCGACGTTGCGCTCAATCCGCGCCAGATGGCGAAGTACCCGTTCGCGCGGCTCTCGGGCCCGGCGAACGTGCTGATCATGCCGGGGCTCCAGTCGGCCAACATCTCGGCCAAGCTGCTCCGCGAGCTGGGCGGCGATTCGATGATCGGGCCGATGCTGATCGGGATGGAGAAGCCGGTCCAGATCGCGCCGATGACCGCGACCGCGAGCGAGCTGGTGACGCTGGCGGTGCTGGCTGCGGGCGGAATTGCGCGGTGA
- a CDS encoding helix-turn-helix domain-containing protein: MEGDTADNATLLPATVGEKLRAAREAQKLELSEIASRTRIPQRHLEAIEQGNFASLPSVTYAMGFARSYARAVGADEVALATQLRGELGDRPERPAPPPAYDFDERSRTPPTGIVALGVVLALLVTIGAAVWYGTDWFRGGAPATEAAPIENVTATEPGNTAAPAPVTGGQVTLVATDTVWLRINDANGKRLFEKEMAAGERYDVPADADRPRVRTGRPDRIQVLLNGSQIAPLGTGVQTVETEVSAAALQARGQPAAPATPPAAGNATATP, encoded by the coding sequence ATGGAAGGCGACACCGCCGACAACGCCACGCTGTTACCCGCGACCGTGGGCGAGAAGCTGCGGGCGGCACGCGAGGCGCAGAAGCTCGAGCTGAGCGAGATCGCCAGCCGCACGCGCATCCCGCAGCGGCATCTCGAGGCGATCGAGCAGGGCAATTTCGCCAGCCTCCCTTCGGTGACCTATGCGATGGGGTTTGCGCGTTCCTACGCGCGTGCCGTGGGCGCCGACGAAGTCGCGCTGGCCACCCAGTTGCGCGGCGAGCTGGGCGATCGGCCGGAGCGCCCTGCCCCGCCCCCGGCCTATGATTTCGACGAGCGCTCGCGCACGCCGCCGACGGGGATCGTTGCGCTGGGCGTGGTGCTGGCGCTGCTGGTGACGATCGGCGCGGCGGTCTGGTACGGGACCGACTGGTTCCGTGGCGGCGCGCCGGCGACCGAGGCGGCACCGATCGAAAACGTGACGGCGACCGAACCCGGCAATACGGCCGCGCCGGCGCCGGTGACCGGCGGGCAAGTGACGCTGGTCGCGACCGACACCGTGTGGTTGCGCATCAACGACGCCAACGGCAAGCGGCTGTTCGAGAAGGAGATGGCGGCGGGCGAGCGCTACGACGTTCCCGCCGACGCCGATCGCCCGCGCGTGCGTACCGGGCGCCCCGACCGCATCCAGGTGTTGCTCAACGGTTCGCAGATCGCGCCGCTCGGCACCGGCGTCCAGACCGTCGAGACCGAGGTCAGTGCCGCGGCGCTCCAGGCGCGCGGTCAGCCCGCCGCGCCGGCGACCCCGCCTGCCGCCGGCAACGCGACGGCAACGCCTTAA
- a CDS encoding ornithine cyclodeaminase: protein MRLVEVNHVVELIAARGLEAVLVDLAARIEADYRRWAEFDKSPRYAAHSPDGVIELMPIADAEHFGCKYVNGHPANQAKGLQTVTGFGIWADVATGYPLMIAEMTLVTALRTAAMSALAARHLARSSPRRMALIGLGAQSEFQAVAFKAILGVQEIQAYDVDDAAARKFAANMQGSGIRVRIAASAGEAIEGADIVTTVTADKRLATVLSDNMVGAGIHINAVGGDCPGKTELQGAILERSRVFVEYEPQTRIEGEIQQMPADFPVTELWQVIAGEAEGRRTPDEITLFDSVGFAIEDFSALGYLYDATAELGLHREIDLLARPTDPRDLYGMIARREAEPVRPRMTLVAG from the coding sequence ATGCGTTTGGTCGAAGTCAATCATGTGGTGGAACTGATCGCGGCACGCGGGCTGGAGGCAGTGCTCGTCGATCTCGCAGCGCGTATCGAGGCCGATTACCGCCGCTGGGCGGAGTTCGACAAGTCGCCGCGCTACGCCGCGCATTCGCCCGACGGCGTGATCGAGCTGATGCCGATCGCCGATGCCGAGCATTTCGGCTGCAAGTACGTCAACGGCCACCCCGCCAACCAGGCCAAGGGGCTGCAGACCGTCACCGGCTTCGGCATCTGGGCCGATGTCGCGACCGGCTATCCGCTGATGATCGCCGAGATGACCCTGGTCACGGCGCTTCGCACCGCGGCGATGTCGGCACTGGCGGCGCGCCATCTCGCGCGGTCCAGTCCGCGACGGATGGCGCTGATCGGGCTCGGCGCGCAGTCCGAGTTCCAGGCCGTCGCGTTCAAGGCGATCCTGGGCGTGCAGGAAATCCAGGCCTATGACGTCGACGACGCCGCAGCGCGGAAATTCGCCGCCAACATGCAGGGCAGCGGCATCCGCGTGCGCATCGCGGCTTCGGCCGGCGAAGCGATCGAGGGCGCCGACATCGTCACCACGGTGACCGCCGACAAGCGGCTGGCGACGGTGCTTTCCGACAACATGGTCGGCGCGGGCATCCACATCAACGCCGTGGGCGGCGACTGCCCGGGCAAGACCGAGCTCCAGGGCGCGATCCTCGAGCGCTCGCGCGTGTTCGTCGAATATGAGCCCCAGACGCGCATCGAAGGCGAGATCCAGCAGATGCCGGCCGACTTCCCCGTGACCGAGCTATGGCAGGTGATCGCCGGCGAGGCCGAAGGGCGCCGCACGCCCGACGAGATCACGCTGTTCGATTCGGTCGGCTTCGCGATCGAGGATTTCTCGGCGCTGGGCTATCTCTACGACGCGACCGCCGAGCTCGGGCTGCACCGCGAGATCGACCTTCTCGCGCGCCCGACCGATCCGCGCGACCTCTATGGCATGATCGCGCGCCGCGAGGCCGAGCCGGTCCGGCCGCGGATGACGCTCGTCGCGGGCTAG
- the tilS gene encoding tRNA lysidine(34) synthetase TilS, with translation MSRRSASELVTLDPEVVERFRREAEALCSSPGESTGSDGPPGQDFRLGVAVSGGPDSLALLLLAHAAFPGKVVAATVDHGLRAEAAEEAAFVAGICAQLGVPHDILTGTVSEGNLQDSARALRYALLADWAAERAGWIATAHQRDDVAETLLMRARRGAGVGGLAAMPATRSLGGATLIRPLLGWSRAELEAIVAAAGIVPVEDPSNRDPRYDRARMRRLLAESPELPADRLALAARNLRHAEDALEWAAEREWVARTQVEAGLVRLDPAGLPYELLRRLVERAIDCVRLGKEEEGPSFPAPPSLRGDSLDRLVATLQSGGTGTIAGVKAAAKRAEWRFSPAPARRSH, from the coding sequence GTGTCGCGCAGAAGTGCAAGTGAGCTGGTGACGCTCGACCCCGAAGTGGTCGAGCGGTTTCGGCGCGAGGCGGAAGCGCTCTGCTCCTCCCCAGGAGAGAGTACGGGGTCGGATGGCCCGCCGGGGCAGGATTTTCGGTTGGGCGTCGCGGTGTCGGGTGGGCCTGACAGCCTGGCGCTACTGCTGCTGGCGCATGCCGCGTTCCCAGGCAAGGTGGTTGCCGCGACCGTAGATCACGGGCTGCGTGCCGAGGCGGCGGAAGAGGCCGCGTTCGTCGCCGGGATCTGCGCCCAGCTCGGCGTGCCGCATGACATTCTCACTGGCACGGTTTCCGAGGGCAACCTTCAGGATAGCGCGCGGGCGTTGCGCTATGCCTTGCTCGCCGATTGGGCGGCGGAGCGCGCCGGCTGGATCGCCACCGCGCACCAACGGGACGATGTCGCCGAAACCTTGCTGATGCGCGCCCGGCGAGGTGCAGGCGTGGGCGGCCTGGCGGCGATGCCCGCGACACGGTCGTTGGGCGGCGCCACGCTGATCCGGCCCCTGCTCGGCTGGTCGCGTGCCGAGCTGGAAGCGATCGTTGCCGCGGCGGGGATCGTGCCCGTGGAGGACCCATCGAACCGCGACCCGCGCTACGATCGCGCCCGCATGCGGCGGCTGCTTGCCGAATCGCCCGAGCTGCCCGCCGACCGGCTGGCGCTGGCGGCGCGCAACCTGCGCCATGCCGAGGATGCGCTCGAATGGGCGGCGGAGCGGGAGTGGGTGGCGCGGACGCAGGTCGAAGCGGGCCTAGTGCGGCTCGATCCTGCGGGCTTGCCCTATGAATTGCTGCGACGGTTGGTCGAGCGGGCGATCGATTGCGTCCGCTTGGGGAAGGAAGAGGAAGGGCCGTCTTTCCCTGCGCCCCCTTCCCTTCGTGGAGACAGCCTCGACAGGCTCGTCGCCACGCTGCAATCGGGCGGCACCGGTACGATTGCGGGGGTGAAAGCCGCAGCGAAACGTGCTGAATGGCGTTTCAGCCCAGCTCCGGCGCGTCGATCGCACTGA
- a CDS encoding YbgF trimerization domain-containing protein produces the protein MRILMAAAALSALVAGTGVAHAQSTAIEGRVDRLEREMRAVQRKVFPGGAGQTLEPQIVPETNVNAPGTPAGSALSDLTQRVAALENQVTSMTGQVEQGQYRLRQLEEAFNAYKRSTDARLKALEDGASSVGTGGPVIAPVDLGETPARPTRPPAETATPKPTGTRAQQVAAIQKPNSGDPAEDGYTYGFRLWSAKLYPEARRELEAVATKYPQHRRASYSQNLLGRAYLDSGAPSLAAVAFYENYKKNPNGERAADSLYYLAQALTKLKKPASEVCKVYTELDQLYGPQLSAEMKAGVAEGRVAQKCK, from the coding sequence ATGCGTATTCTGATGGCCGCCGCGGCTCTGTCCGCCCTTGTCGCCGGGACGGGCGTCGCGCATGCCCAGTCGACCGCGATCGAAGGCCGGGTCGACCGGCTCGAGCGGGAGATGCGCGCAGTGCAGCGCAAGGTCTTTCCGGGCGGCGCCGGGCAGACGCTCGAGCCGCAGATCGTCCCCGAGACCAACGTCAACGCGCCCGGCACGCCCGCGGGCAGCGCGCTCAGCGACCTTACCCAGCGCGTCGCCGCGCTCGAGAATCAGGTGACGTCGATGACCGGCCAGGTCGAGCAGGGCCAGTATCGGCTGCGCCAGCTCGAAGAGGCGTTCAATGCCTATAAGCGCTCGACCGATGCGCGGCTGAAGGCGCTCGAGGACGGCGCGTCGAGCGTCGGCACCGGCGGCCCGGTGATCGCGCCGGTCGATCTCGGCGAGACGCCGGCCCGCCCGACGCGCCCGCCCGCCGAGACCGCGACGCCCAAGCCGACCGGCACGCGCGCGCAGCAGGTCGCGGCGATCCAGAAGCCCAATAGCGGCGATCCCGCCGAGGACGGCTATACCTATGGCTTCCGCCTGTGGTCGGCCAAGCTGTATCCCGAGGCGCGCCGCGAGCTCGAGGCGGTGGCGACCAAGTACCCGCAGCATCGCCGGGCAAGCTATTCGCAGAACCTGCTCGGCCGCGCCTATCTCGATTCGGGCGCGCCCAGCCTCGCGGCGGTGGCGTTCTACGAGAACTACAAGAAGAACCCCAATGGCGAGCGCGCGGCGGACAGCCTCTATTATCTGGCGCAGGCGCTGACCAAGCTCAAGAAGCCGGCCAGCGAGGTCTGCAAGGTGTATACCGAGCTCGACCAGCTGTATGGCCCGCAGCTTTCCGCCGAGATGAAGGCCGGCGTCGCCGAGGGACGTGTCGCGCAGAAGTGCAAGTGA
- a CDS encoding GNAT family N-acetyltransferase, protein MAWRPMQADDLAAVAVISDAVHGRYTEPVAVYAERLALYPEGCRVLIQDDLAGYLIGHPWHRDSPPALGALLHALPADADSYYLHDIALLPSARGSGAGRAALDLVIAQARTLGLPDITLTAVGGADRFWARHGFAQAGPGYDAECHLMRRVLD, encoded by the coding sequence ATGGCGTGGCGGCCGATGCAGGCGGACGATCTCGCCGCGGTGGCGGTGATCTCCGACGCGGTGCACGGGCGCTACACCGAGCCGGTGGCGGTCTATGCCGAGCGCTTGGCGCTATATCCCGAGGGATGTCGGGTGCTGATCCAGGACGATCTGGCCGGCTACCTGATCGGCCATCCCTGGCATCGCGACAGCCCGCCCGCGCTTGGCGCGCTGCTCCACGCGCTGCCGGCCGACGCCGACAGCTATTATCTGCACGACATCGCGCTGCTGCCCTCGGCGCGCGGGAGCGGTGCAGGCCGGGCGGCGCTGGACCTGGTGATCGCCCAGGCCCGCACGCTCGGGCTCCCCGACATTACGCTGACCGCGGTGGGCGGTGCCGATCGCTTCTGGGCACGGCACGGTTTCGCTCAGGCCGGGCCCGGCTACGACGCGGAATGCCACCTGATGCGGCGGGTGCTCGACTAG
- a CDS encoding Lrp/AsnC family transcriptional regulator, with translation MAEQPLLALDAVDRRLIAELRANARKPVSQIATSIGVSRATAEKRLARLVDEGVILGFTVRAREANPNTVRAVMLVEVAGRSTSAVIRSLKGLPELHTLHTTNGGWDLVAEIRAESLADFDRVLREVRTIDGVLNSETSILLSSV, from the coding sequence ATGGCCGAGCAACCCCTCCTCGCGCTGGACGCGGTCGACCGTCGGCTGATCGCCGAGCTGCGCGCCAATGCCCGGAAACCCGTCTCGCAGATCGCGACGAGTATCGGCGTGTCGCGCGCGACCGCGGAGAAGCGCCTCGCGCGGCTGGTCGATGAGGGCGTGATCCTGGGCTTCACCGTCCGGGCACGGGAAGCCAATCCCAACACCGTCCGGGCGGTGATGCTGGTCGAAGTGGCCGGGCGATCGACCAGCGCGGTGATCCGCAGCCTCAAGGGGCTGCCGGAGTTGCACACGCTCCACACCACCAATGGCGGCTGGGACCTGGTCGCAGAGATCCGCGCCGAGAGCCTCGCCGATTTCGACCGCGTCCTGCGCGAAGTGCGCACGATCGACGGCGTGCTCAACAGCGAGACGAGCATCCTGCTGTCGTCGGTCTGA
- the ptsP gene encoding phosphoenolpyruvate--protein phosphotransferase — protein MALTAAASAREILTRLHDVMAKKLPAQSKLNSVVEIIGTALDSEVCSIYLLREGLLELFATRGLAQEAVHVTTLALGEGLVGTIAGNVETLNLDEAATHPDFVYRPETGEDRFHSFAGVPIIHRERAVGVLAVQHVEPRRYADVEIEALQTVAMVLSELIANADLIDAAGGGSTRPQPTAAAHAHGFKLVEGMAAGVAVFHQPRIMIEHTVAEDVEVERHRVYAAFDKMRDQIERMASQAEFGGGGEHDEVLQTYKMFAYDEGWSRRINEAIDSGLTAEAAIERVQQRTRQRMREIDDALLRDRMHDLEDLSNRLLRIVSGQLGTAAQMGLRHDSILIARNLGPAELLEYDRRRLKGVILEEGSLTAHVTIVARAMGVPVLGRVRDIRKLVAEGDMLLLDTGEESLFIRPSPAMVEAFEAKLVLSQKRRAAFAQLRGEVPVTTDGHRVTVMVNAGLRDDLAALDLTGADGIGLFRTEFQFLVSATLPQREAQRRLYKDVLEAAGDRPVTFRTVDIGGDKALPYLNHDEDGDEENPAMGWRALRLALDRDGLMKAQARALIEAGAGRTLNIMFPMVSEPWEFDAARELFEAQRAWLASRGKKMPTEIRYGAMLEVPALAEVLDLLLPRIDFLSIGTNDLTQFLFAADRAHPKLALRYDWLSPSILRFLKRVTDACHAADVPVGVCGEMGGRPLEAMALIGLGIDRLSITPAAVGPIKAMVRSLDRAPLVATMAGLLADPRGSLRETLTAWATEHSVELA, from the coding sequence ATGGCCCTTACCGCCGCTGCGTCCGCCCGCGAGATCCTGACCCGCCTTCACGACGTGATGGCCAAAAAGCTGCCTGCGCAGTCCAAGCTCAATTCGGTGGTCGAGATCATCGGCACGGCGCTGGATAGCGAGGTCTGCTCGATCTATCTGCTGCGCGAAGGGCTGCTCGAACTGTTCGCGACGCGGGGGCTGGCGCAGGAGGCGGTCCACGTCACTACGCTGGCGCTGGGCGAGGGCCTGGTCGGCACGATCGCCGGGAATGTCGAGACCTTGAATCTCGACGAGGCGGCGACGCATCCCGACTTCGTCTATCGCCCCGAAACGGGGGAAGACCGCTTCCACAGCTTTGCCGGGGTGCCGATCATCCACCGCGAGCGCGCAGTGGGTGTGCTCGCGGTCCAGCATGTCGAGCCGCGGCGCTATGCCGATGTCGAGATCGAAGCGCTGCAGACCGTGGCGATGGTGCTGTCGGAGCTGATCGCCAACGCCGATCTGATCGACGCAGCGGGCGGCGGATCGACCCGGCCGCAACCGACCGCGGCTGCGCATGCGCATGGCTTCAAGCTGGTCGAGGGCATGGCGGCCGGGGTCGCGGTGTTCCACCAGCCGCGCATCATGATCGAGCATACCGTCGCCGAGGATGTCGAAGTCGAGCGCCACCGCGTCTATGCGGCGTTCGACAAGATGCGCGACCAGATCGAGCGCATGGCAAGCCAGGCCGAATTCGGCGGCGGCGGCGAGCATGACGAGGTCCTGCAGACCTACAAGATGTTCGCGTACGACGAAGGCTGGTCGCGGCGGATCAACGAGGCGATCGACAGCGGCCTTACCGCCGAGGCGGCGATCGAGCGCGTCCAGCAGCGCACCCGCCAGCGGATGCGCGAGATCGATGACGCGCTGCTCCGCGATCGGATGCACGACCTGGAGGATCTCTCCAACCGGCTGCTCCGCATCGTCTCGGGCCAGCTCGGTACTGCGGCGCAGATGGGGCTGCGGCACGATTCGATCCTGATCGCGCGCAACCTGGGACCTGCCGAGTTGCTCGAATATGACCGGCGGCGATTGAAGGGCGTGATCCTGGAGGAAGGCTCGCTCACCGCGCACGTCACGATCGTCGCGCGGGCGATGGGTGTGCCGGTGCTCGGCCGCGTCCGCGACATTCGCAAGCTGGTTGCCGAGGGCGACATGCTGCTGCTCGATACCGGCGAGGAAAGCCTGTTCATCCGCCCGAGCCCGGCGATGGTCGAGGCGTTCGAAGCGAAGCTGGTGCTCAGCCAGAAGCGCCGCGCGGCGTTCGCGCAGTTGCGCGGCGAAGTGCCGGTGACCACCGATGGGCACCGCGTCACGGTGATGGTCAATGCCGGGCTGCGCGACGACTTGGCGGCGCTCGACCTGACCGGGGCCGACGGGATCGGGCTGTTCCGCACCGAATTCCAGTTCCTCGTATCGGCCACCCTGCCCCAGCGCGAGGCGCAGCGCCGGCTGTACAAGGACGTGCTCGAAGCCGCGGGCGACCGCCCGGTCACGTTCCGCACCGTCGACATCGGCGGCGACAAGGCGCTGCCCTATCTCAACCATGACGAGGATGGCGACGAGGAGAATCCAGCGATGGGCTGGCGCGCGCTCCGGCTCGCGCTCGACCGCGACGGCCTGATGAAGGCGCAGGCGCGCGCGCTGATCGAGGCAGGCGCCGGGCGGACGCTCAACATCATGTTCCCGATGGTCTCCGAGCCCTGGGAGTTCGACGCGGCGCGCGAGCTATTCGAGGCGCAACGCGCCTGGCTGGCATCGCGGGGCAAGAAGATGCCGACCGAGATCCGCTATGGCGCGATGCTCGAAGTGCCGGCGCTCGCCGAAGTTCTGGATCTGCTTCTGCCTCGGATCGACTTTTTGTCGATCGGCACCAACGATTTGACCCAGTTCCTGTTCGCCGCCGATCGCGCGCATCCCAAGCTGGCGCTGCGCTACGACTGGCTGAGCCCGTCGATCCTGCGCTTCCTCAAGCGCGTCACCGACGCGTGCCATGCGGCCGACGTGCCGGTGGGGGTGTGCGGCGAAATGGGCGGGCGCCCCTTGGAGGCGATGGCGCTGATCGGGCTTGGCATCGACCGGCTGTCGATCACCCCCGCCGCAGTGGGGCCGATCAAGGCAATGGTCCGCTCGCTGGACCGCGCGCCGCTGGTCGCGACGATGGCGGGGCTGCTCGCCGATCCGCGCGGTTCGCTGCGCGAGACGCTGACCGCCTGGGCTACCGAGCATTCGGTCGAACTGGCCTGA